In the Engystomops pustulosus chromosome 2, aEngPut4.maternal, whole genome shotgun sequence genome, one interval contains:
- the IGSF11 gene encoding immunoglobulin superfamily member 11, with protein MRRRSGSWGICLVLGAVSALRGLVSGLQVMMDKDNIQVARGQSAALLCTFTTSAALTNLNIIWTVTPLSNANQPEQIIIYQGGQVFTTAAQFQGRVGFMQTMPSTNASIYINNTQLSDTGTYQCMVNNFPDRALRNIGVVGFTVLVPPSEPLCNIQGSLDIGSDVTLTCSSEEGIPRPTYLWEKVDNNPFLPASVTQDQFQGTILLKNISTASSGRYQCVSSNLMGARTCLLDLQVVAPQHQSMGLIAGAIAGGVLVLVICIAVVVFGLFYWRNKHKEEEEEIPNEIREDDLPPKCSLSTKVFHPDASSSEHDTLTSTNTNTYNGHYWNNAKSSFNTGSYVHYNCNGCRQPSARSVIGHPRPTYANGGQPSGPPKTLVVTANTAPSPKTGGRSNGTVGRKAKPSQTRSYAVSQATLERIGGVPVMIPAQSRAGSLV; from the exons GTCTGGTGTCCGGCCTGCAGGTGATGATGGACAAGGATAACATCCAGGTCGCCCGCGGTCAGTCTGCTGCGCTATTATGCACGTTCACCACTAGTGCGGCGCTCACCAACCTCAACATCATCTGGACTGTCACCCCCTTGTCCAATGCCAACCAGCCCGAACAG ATCATCATATATCAGGGGGGTCAGGTCTTCACCACGGCCGCGCAATTCCAGGGACGTGTGGGATTTATGCAAACCATGCCGAGCACCAACGCGTCCATCTACATCAATAACACCCAACTCTCCGACACCGGGACCTACCAGTGCATGGTCAACAACTTCCCCGACCGAGCGCTGCGCAACATCGGCGTCGTGGGGTTCACCGTTTTAG TGCCTCCCTCTGAACCCCTCTGCAACATTCAGGGATCCCTGGATATCGGGAGTGATGTGACTCTGACCTGCAGCTCGGAGGAAGGAATCCCCAGACCAACCTACTTATGGGAGAAAGTGGATAACAACCCGTTCCTTCCTGCATCAGTAAcacaag ACCAGTTTCAAGGTACAATCTTACTGAAGAACATAAGCACCGCATCCTCAGGGCGATATCAATGTGTATCCTCCAATCTCATGGGTGCTCGCACCTGCCTGCTGGACCTGCAAGTAGTCGCAC CTCAGCATCAGAGCATGGGTCTCATAGCTGGAGCCATTGCCGGAGGAGTCTTGGTGCTGGTCATCTGCATTGCTGTGGTGGTTTTTGGGTTGTTCTACTGGAGGAACaagcacaaggaagaagaagaggaaatcCCTAATGAGATACG AGAGGATGATCTTCCTCCAAAGTGCTCATTATCTACCAAAGTCTTTCACCCTGATGCCTCCTCCTCCGAGCACGACACTCTGACTTCCACCAACACAAACACCTACAATGGTCACTACTGGAACAACGCCAAGTCAAGTTTCAACACCGGCTCTTATGTCCATTACAACTGCAATGGATGCCGCCAACCCTCTGCACGTTCAGTCATAGGTCACCCAAGACCAACATATGCTAATGGAGGACAGCCTTCTGGTCCTCCAAAGACATTGGTGGTGACAGCTAACACAGCCCCTTCTCCAAAGACTGGAGGTAGAAGTAACGGTACAGTCGGCAGGAAAGCTAAACCTTCTCAAACTAGGTCTTATGCAGTAAGCCAGGCCACGTTGGAGAGGATAGGCGGTGTACCAGTCATGATACCTGCTCAGAGTAGAGCTGGGTCACTAGTATAG